CACCCTGGCAAAGGCGTTTACTCATTGCCGGTGGGATTGTCTCGCTGGCACTGGGCTTATTGGGCATCCCCCTGCCTTTGCTGCCCACAACGCCCTTTCTGCTTTTGTCCGCCTGGTTCTTTGCCCGCAGTTCAGAACGTTTCTATCAATGGCTCCTCAATCATCGTTACTTCGGCAAAAACATCCGGAACTACCGGAATAAAGGAGGGGTTAGCCTGGGTGTGAAGATCTGGGCTATTGCCCTTTTGTGGACAACAATCCTGTTTTCAGTCATCTGTGTGGTCAGCCAGTGGTGGGTGAGGGGCATCCTGTTGGTTATCGCCATCGGGGTTACCATCCATATTGGGTTGCTTAAAACTATACGGTCAGGCCAGCATGAAGATTGAGGGCTAAATCCTGTGCTCCCCGCCAATATTTATTTCCTTTTCCTTTTAAGATATTAAATTTCATTTTTTGTGAAAGCCATACCTGGCCTTATGACTGGGCAAATTCTCCCCCTTTCCTTGAATCCTGCATAAGCCTGAAAGCCATCCTGCCCCCCTTCAGGGTAAGCTCAGAACCATAGTTCAGACGTAGTTAACACGTAGTTAACACGTAGTTCAGACGTAGTTTAACCGTTTTTACACGTCTAAACTACGTCTAAGATACGTGTGATGTACGTTTTATCTATGAATCTGAAACAATTCAAAGGAAGCCCATTTCCAGGCATGGAATGTTTGAATTTCTAACTTGAAGGCTTGAAGGGTGGCGGGAAAGCCGATTGTTTTGGCCTTCCAGTAAAAAAAGAGACCGTCTCGAGTTTTGAAACGGCCTCTTGATTATTATTTTAGGCGTTTGTGCTTAATGGCCTTCATGGCCGGTATGCACATGCCCGTGGGATATTTCTTCCGGAGTGGCATCACGCGATTCCAGCACCTCGCCCTTAAAATGAAGGTCTATGCCTGCAAGAGGGTGGTTGAAATCCATCTTAACAGTTTCTTCTCCTACTTCAACAACTTTTCCGTTCAGCGGATTTCCTTCCTGGTCGCGCATGGGCACCATATTGCCTATTTCAAGCATATCGGTGG
This region of Bacteroides sp. genomic DNA includes:
- a CDS encoding YbaN family protein, translating into MAGGIVSLALGLLGIPLPLLPTTPFLLLSAWFFARSSERFYQWLLNHRYFGKNIRNYRNKGGVSLGVKIWAIALLWTTILFSVICVVSQWWVRGILLVIAIGVTIHIGLLKTIRSGQHED